The region tatttagaaggacacaaggacctctacaaggacgtcatgatggaggaccaccagaccctcacatcaccgggtaagagcgAATATTCCTTTGTGGaaggttttgggtttagatatcagTGGAATTAGATGACAGACGATTGTCTCTCCCGATCCCACATATTACCCTTTATTGAAGCCAAATCTGTGGACATGAGACGTCTGAGATTCTTAGATAATAATTCTACATTCTAGAAGCAGAAATATTTCAGATGAATCTGTGAGTATGAAGTCATGGCAGCAGCTAATGTGCACCAGCTAACGTTTGCTTGCAGCCAGTGAGGTCCCCAGCCAGGAATGCAGACTTCCAAGTAATCATCTTCTGCCCTCGTCTTTTCTGTCTTCCAGATAAACGTCTGTACAGGACACCAGTTGGATTGTGTGATGAAATTACACAAATCCCACCACATATATGGTTGGCTGAGGAATCCAGGACCAGACACACAAGAAATCAGAAGATTGTGGAAGATGTATCTTTGTCTGTGACACAATCTACATCGATGGACTGCAGTAGTCATCCATCTAGCAGTCATGTCATGTATACCTCTTCCTGCATGATGAAATACAGCGGGGTTTGTGAAGAGGAGGACCTGTCTGACATTTACACTTCTGGATCACCAGAAAACGGACTTTGCATTAAGAAGGAACCCATCTCATGTGAAGAAGTAAATCTGATAGACAATGATTGCTCCATTTCTGCAGATCTTCCCCAGTACCCGGGCCATAGAAGGCACGGTGATGGTCACCTCCCAGACATGTATAACCAGGCAAGATATTCCTCCATGTATATCGGTGCTTTGGTCCCATGCGAGACTCCTGAAGATTACTTATCGACTTGTAAGGAGGAGCCTCTGTCCGGGGAGGAAGATCCCTTTACAGATGTTTATAGAGTGTTGGATTGCACACAAGGACAACAATACGATGAATGTGGAAAACAGTTTTATTTCAGCACCAAATCGGTAAAAACAGAACAACTCCAGATCAAACCGTTTTCTCCATCTCTCTTTCAGCGAACGACAAACAAGGACACATCTTATGTCTGTGCCTATTGTGGGAAATGCTTTTCTTACTACACACATCTTATGACCCATCAGAGGATTCATACCGGAGAGCGACCCTACGCTTGTTTTCATTGTGGGAAGCGCTTTGCACACAACTCCACCTTGGTTACACATCAGAGGATTCATACTGGAGAGCGTCCGTATGTTTGCTTCCATTGTGGCAAATGTTTCACCAAAAAATCCAACCTGACCACTCACAACCGAATTCACACAGGGGAACGCCCCTATTCCTGTACCAAATGCGGCAAACGTTTCGGCAGCAAAAGCCACTTCAACCGCCACGTCAAAATTCACAAGAGAGACTCGGGCTGCTTTTAGATTATTCCCACACTTCCATTGGTGTCACCTATTGTGATATGCTGTGCGAACTTATCCTGGTGACACACCATTGGTCCATTTCTGGGTAGTCAGGACAGTCACTGATGTATGAACCAACAGAAGGGTAATGGTGGTCAAACATATGGTAGGCTCCATATTTAGGAGTGTCTAG is a window of Pyxicephalus adspersus unplaced genomic scaffold, UCB_Pads_2.0 Sca3128, whole genome shotgun sequence DNA encoding:
- the LOC140321383 gene encoding uncharacterized protein; this encodes MMEDHQTLTSPDKRLYRTPVGLCDEITQIPPHIWLAEESRTRHTRNQKIVEDVSLSVTQSTSMDCSSHPSSSHVMYTSSCMMKYSGVCEEEDLSDIYTSGSPENGLCIKKEPISCEEVNLIDNDCSISADLPQYPGHRRHGDGHLPDMYNQARYSSMYIGALVPCETPEDYLSTCKEEPLSGEEDPFTDVYRVLDCTQGQQYDECGKQFYFSTKSVKTEQLQIKPFSPSLFQRTTNKDTSYVCAYCGKCFSYYTHLMTHQRIHTGERPYACFHCGKRFAHNSTLVTHQRIHTGERPYVCFHCGKCFTKKSNLTTHNRIHTGERPYSCTKCGKRFGSKSHFNRHVKIHKRDSGCF